cagctcagcaccaggctgtcTCCAAGTGCCAGCTGTCCTCCGGGGGGCTGCACTGACAGGGACACCCCCGAGGGTGGGACCTCTGTGGGGAGACGCAGGAGAGACTGGGGATATGGGAGGAGTGGGGGACACCAGGGAGCAGTGCGGGTATCAGAGATGGGGCGGATCTGAGTGGTGTGGAGAGGTCCCAGTCAGGAAAAAAGGGGTGCAGTCATGGAGGCGAGGATTGGAAGAGAGTGGAACGGACCCCCAGGAAGGATGGGACATTGAGCGAGGTGATGTATGGAGAGGGCTGAAGGGAACCCCAGGGAAGATTTTGGGGACCTGGACAGGGATGGTGGGACATGTGGACAATGGAGGGAAAGTGGATAGGGAGGGGCAGCTTCTccagggaggggtgaggggACCTGTTGGGGGATGGAGGCACCAGGGAAAGTGATTgggagggctcagggagggagctgggaaggcagggcaGCACGGAGAGGGTTGAGCGGGGATGGGAGACCTGGGAGGGCTCTgggggctccctgtgcccatccccgcACTCACTGCGCACCCTGACGCCGAGCCGGGCACTGCTCTTCTGCACGGTCCCCTCTTCAGAGCTCACCTCGCAGCTGTAATTCCCCGAGTGGGAGACTCCCGCAGCAGGCACCAGGAGGTGCGGGGACCCCTGCGGGCCCCCCACCCTCTGCCCATCCCGGTAGAAGCTGTACAGGAGGGGCGCTGGGGGCcacagggggctgggggtgctgaggcagctgagatTGAGGGGGGACCCCACGGTGAGCTTGGGgggaccctgcagcactggcactgagaagagctctgggaaggagaTGGGGGTGGGGAGCGTGACTCTGATTGCACTGAGAAGTGGCTTTGGGGGTGTCAGGATATTTGGGTTCCAGCTGTGGGGGTGCTCACCGTGCACTGTCACTGACACTGGTGCTGACACTTTCATTTCTGAGCCCACCAAGCCCGTGCATCGATAGCTGCCGCGGTTTTGGATCTGCTGGGTGGAAAGGGACAGCTCGGTGCTTGTGATGGACCCACTCAAATCCTTGACTTCCTGGTAAAATCTCACGCTGGTGACAGGCTTGTCCGGCTGGCCCCGGCAACGCAGTGTCACCGTGTCCCCCTCCAGCAGTGCCCgtgctggcacctgcagcaccagcggCTCTGTGGGACAGCAGGGTCCCGTCACACTGAGGAGCCCGAGACAGCTCCAAAGTGGGTGCCCATGGCACCGGGGACATCTGGCTGCAGTGTCCAGTGCACGGGAGGgtcccagggacaccaggagcagccccgtGGCACAGCTGTCACCAGTGGGGTCCCACCGcactggggtgcactgggatgcactgggatgtccctgtgtgcaggggaCAGGCTCTGGCCACCCAAGGGCTGCGAGTCCGACCACGGACTGGAGCCcacccagagctcccagggAGTCACCCTAAGCATTTCAGATCCCCCCTCACCATTTGACACCAGCACGGGGGGGCTGAGCCCACTGCCGGGTCTGTCACACGTGTAGGTGCCATTCTCAGTGACAAGGAAGCTGTCGCGTCCATCCTGCCCCCAGCGCCGCCCGTCCTTGTACCAGGTGGTGCCACCGGCGGTGCCCGAGCCCTGGCAGGTCAGTGTCACCCGGTCCCACAGCACCGCCGGCGTCCAGGGGGGCTGCACGAGGAGCTGGGTGGTCTGGGCACCTGCGGGTGACAGGGGACACCAGCCTGCCAGGGCCagtgcggggctggggacagcggggcggGGACATGGCATCCCCCGAGGACTCACCAGCGAGGCCGAGggtctgggctggaagggagaagggacagggctgggtgggggtggccctgcagggacagcagcacctggggcacCTGCCGTGGTGTCTGTCCCCAGAACTGTCTGTtcccatggggacactggggtagCACGGAGGTTTggaggacagggacacctcagtccccctgggctgaggcaggatATGGGAACACTGTGAACATCACATGTGTGCACAGGTCACCCCCACCAGCCCTACAGcacctgtccccatggccacaTCCCCATGGCCCTGTGCCCGTGATCCCATTCCAAtggctcctgtccccatggcccaTCTGCACAGGACGAGGcccttgtccctgcccctgcatctctttctccctttccctgtccctacAGCTGCCCCTATCCTCAAGGTTCCATTTCCCTCATCCTTTTCCCCACATCTCTCTTCCTGTGTTCCCATGCCCACATCCCCAttcccctgttcctgtcccccTGTTGCTGTCCCCACCACTCTGGTCACACTGGTGTCCATTCCCAGACACTGGCTCTGTTTGGCCTTGGGGACCTCAGGGAACCCCACAGCCCCCCTGTGCCCGCTCCCCACCGGTCTCTGCCTCACCAGGGCCCATCCCTGGGGTGTCAGGCCCGTGCCCGGGGCACTCACCCCACAGGAGCAGCGCCACCTTCCCGGccatcccggtgtccccagccatgggcagtgGCTGTCActcgctgccagggccacctgtCCCCTGGCTGGCGGCTCTTGGGATGAAGGGACAGGAAGCGAGCTCAGGTCTCGTCCTCGTGTGTAGGTGGCCCTTGGAGGGGGAGGGGTGTGGACAGGAtgggggcagggtggggaccTTGTGGGACATGGGGGTGATGGTGGGACATGGTGGGGACAGGATGTGCCCACAATTTGGAGGCTGGGGCGGTGCAgggtgccagggatgggttTCCATGGCATGTGGGTCACAGGGTTTTGGTTGCTGGGGGACAAGAGGGACCCTTGGGAATCGGGGTTCTGGGGGAAGAAGCAgcccctgggatgggatcaCAATAATGGCGGTGCTGGGTAATGGGAGTGCTGGGGTGGGGGTTCCCCGGGGGGAGAGACCAAGGGAATAGAGGTTCCAGGGATGGGTTCCCACAGGAATGTGggtcccagggatgggcagtggcTGGGTGGGCACAGGGGTCACAGCTCCTTCACAGAGTGCCTCAGATTTTGGGGTGactcagagcccagcacagctcccacagggTGATCATGGCTAGGGGGGCTCCCCCCCCTCGTCCTGGAAGGTTCTGGctctctgccccacacagccctgggctttttcccatccccacaTTTCCTGGCTCAGCTGTCCCGGGGAACACCTGAGCAGTTCACAGGTGGGGGAATGCcaggatggggaaaaagggggctgggggtgcaggcagaggttggggggctgggggagatggAGCTGTCTGGCCGTGTCCCCACCTCCAGGATTTTCactttctccttcctgcagcagaaggaagaggccGTTTATGCTGAAGCCAGGACGTGGATTCTGGCCTGGGGGGCACATCCAGAGGGGTCCTGCCCTGAGGGAAAAGGGCTCCTCTGGAGTGCTGATGCCTGGCTCTTGTCCTGGGGTCTTGTGCCACTGGGGTCCTCATTCTTCTAGGGGTGCCACGTCCTTGGGGATTCCTGTCCCAGAGGGGGCACATCCTGGGCACCTCTTTCCTGGGGGTCTCTGAGCATTCCCGCTGTCCCCACTGGGGCCCTGGCACATCTTGGTTGCCCAAACTTAAGGGGCTTCCTGTTACGACCTTGCCCTGATGATGGGAAATCCCAGGCTACATTTGATTGATTTCCCTGTTGCCCAGTTGGAGGAGGCAAAATTATGCATCCACAGAATAAAGGCAAGAATCTTTTCCTTCATCGTTTTTATTACAGTCAACAACGAACTCAGCAAATATCAAACTAGCAATGtataaaatattctggtttcTGCAATATTTAAATGCTCGGTCATTCCGCAAGTCACTCACAGTACAAACAAATCACAGGGAAATGAGATGTTTTGGTTCCCCTCAGGAGCCCAGAGGTGCATCACAGAACAGCGTTTGCTTGTGGATAACACAGAGTGTGGAATCTCCCTGAGTGTCCAACAGGTCCATGGGATTGTTCCCTGCCTGCcgggctgcagcccagcccatAAGGAAGGCTTTTGTTGGGCCAGACTTAGGAACTCTGCCCATTTTTCTCGTGCCCACCCTGAAGCTTGATTTCCTTCCCATGGGTTGTGCTGCCAAAAGGGCAGAAACTCTGTTCATCCATGGAGCAGGGATTGCACAGCAATGTGTGGAAATGCCCGTGTGTCCCTCAGGCTCTGATTCCCTGGTAAATccactgcagcctgccctgaattcccctgcctgggcactccctgctcctgctgtgacagccctgtgccccagagCCACGTGGGGAGCTCCTGCTCGGTATTTCCACACTTTTGCCTCTCTTCTGGTGTCCACATCCAGAGCCTAAGCATTATTTGAGAGAGGTTCCAAAGTGCTGCTGGTTGTTGAGGAGATCCTTGTGGGATTTTCTGGAGTTTTGGGTCTCTCTCAgccccttggggacagggaccaaAGGATCAATTGCTGCATTTCCACACTGGTTCcctcacagcagcccctgcagggggggtttccagccagccctgctctgaaaacCATCAAAGGCCCTCGCAGAGCCACTGCTTGGGCTCACACGGGGTTTTGTGCTTCTTGCAGGGCTCAGCAAACCACAGCCAggccatttccccccacagaattctcacctctgcagcagctcaaaaGCTGCCAGAATCAAAGgcaagggggtggggggagcctcaggtcctggctgccacctggggctggccagagcagggctggccaaTGCCCGTCCCTGAGCAGTGGTCATGTTGACAAGTTCCAGGAAAATTCCTGGCAGTCAAAAACATTTCTTGGAGGCAGACCTGGGGGCAACTGAGCCCCAAAATGTGTCCAGTGCTCACACAGGGGCCCAAAGTCcgcaggagaggcagcagagccatgTGTTTGTGCACTGAGATGGTTTAGCAGCACAGAACTTCAGAAAACGCGGCCTGAATGACAACAGCTCATTAAGGGtttgctcctggtccctctcctcctcctcccgctgtggctgctgtgtcGGGACCAGCAGTGgcccaggaagagcagcagctccaaaggTGCTGTGGAGCCCCctgaggagccctggcagtgccagcaaggAGCGCCTGCTTTCCTCAACATCCCAGGGCAATTGAACATTCcccgagctgctgtgccagggctgaagGGGGAAATGGCAGTGAAAGGCTAAGGGTTTTCAGGGATTGTGGTGCAAAGGCAcgggaggtgctgctgtgcaccTGAGACCTGCCTGGGGTTTGGTGCCGCCTTCCTCCCTTTGGGGATCAGGGGGAGCGGTGGCGGGGGTTGCGCAGGGTGTGTGCCTGGCCCCAGGACACTGCTACGCTGGCACCGGGCACTGGGatccatcctgctgcctccgTCTGTTCTGCCTGCTGCCGGCGGTAATGGCGGGAGCGATTGGTGCCCGTGAGTTTGCAAAAGGAGCGATTTCCCCTGGTCCCTCACGGGGCCGAGGCTGCCATGGCCCCTGAGGGGTTGGAGCTGGCACCGGGGCGCCCCCTGCTGGCCggaagtgctccctgcagcagcgccccctgctggccggaagtgctccctgcagcagcgccccctgctggccgtgttCATAACGACATCAAAGATAAACAAACAGCTCTGAGCGGGttggaaatttctgttcttgtcttgttttctgtcttATTCTGATGTACAAACTTCCTCGTAATGAACTGCTATTCCTTTTCTTACTCTTTTTGGTGCAAGCCAAAAAGTTTTTTCAATTATAACAATTTGGAGGTGTGGGTCCTCTTTCCATTCCatctccatttccatttccatcctCCTTTACATGGCAGACGTTTCTCTTTTAAACCAAGACAAAATTGTTTGGGATACAGCGTGGATGGAGCAGACACTCCATGAGCTGACAACGTCAGACACTTGGCCACCTCATGCTCTGCCGTTTAAACCCTGGGGCCACCAAGGGCCCTGTCCCAAGCTGGGACTCCTGGTCACTCAGCCACTCAGGAGCAGGGTATGGCAGAGTCtcactctgtccccagtgtgTGCCATGGCTGACGGACTGACTGACACATGGGGCCCTGTGTCACCAAAAGCAAGGCCTGAGCCAGCCCACCCACACACAGGTGTTTCAGAATGCCTCAAAAGACATCTAACCTTTCCTGTCCCTGACACCCCACCCTGTGTCATGGCCTGATCCCGAGtcctgaggaaaaaggaaagactgAGGAATACCCCCCAAGGCCTTTCTGACACCATTGTGGGGGGAACACGGCACAGGAGGCGTTTGAGACAGCAGAGAAGGGAATCCAGAGCACAGCATTTACTGGCAGCCCAAAATTGGAGAATCCCATTCCTAAAGCCCAACAGAGCTGAACAAAGAAACACCATGTCTGCCAGTTGAaccaaaaagctgcattttggtGCCAATGAGAGGGCAACGAGTCCGGTGTTCCCCTGGCATGGGGAGGAGGGAATTAGGGCGGCTTGAGGATACTGGGAGCCCAGtggggagggaatggggaaatcTCTGAGGGTTATGGCAGCACTTGGATGTGGAATGGGGAGTCACTGGTGGCAGTGGATGGGAGGTGGGGATGGCCCTGTGGGttctgggggcacagggagctctggggagctggggagccTGTGCAGTCTCACACGTGATCCCCAAGTTGTGCCCACCTACCCGTGAATGTTGGGAACCCACGGGAACAGTGGGACATACACAGGTTTATGATTGCCCATAGGTGGGGtaccccagtgcccccagtgctccctgtgcccccaaTGCCCCCAGTGTCACAGCACATTCCCGTAGATGTCCCCAGATTCCCGTGGTCACCCATGGGTTGCTGGCAGCTCCGCGTAGGTCACCTGGGGATCCTGGAGTGTGGTGGCACGGGGGGACGCTGCGAGAGACACTGGCTGTGGCATCTGGCTGGGGGAACACTCATGGGTGAcgtgtccctctgtgtgtgtcccagCCTGGACTCACCCCCCATCTGCTCGGTGATTACGACGTGGGTGTACAGCACCTCCCCCTCCTCTGGGGGGGCCGGGGGCTCCAGTGGGGCCCTGAGGGAATAAAGGGGATGTGTGAGAGAGAATGGGGGTTCTGGGGGTTGAGGGTTAAAAATGGGAGTGTGGTTTGTGCTCCCCACTCACCTTTCCTGCTGATTCCTGGCAGCTGcaaaggaaagaggagagggGTAACTGTGGGGTCCCCAGGGCCCGGACCACTCTCAGGAATCCAGAAACCCCACTGCACCAGCAGTTTCCCCGGTGTCCTCTGATaatccctgctgtcccccagaACCCCTGAACCACCCCAGTGCACTGGACCATGTGACCCCCTAGAAGCTCGAGTTTGTCAGGGAGTGGAACACTCTAAATTGCCCCAGGATCACTGAAAGAACCACCAAAATCCCTGCAAGGCCCTCCAACATGACcctaaatgttttaaaatcctGAACAAAAATTCTCAGCGCACAAAGCAGACCAAATCAGAGGCTGTAATTGCTGCCCCATCACACCCACATTCTGGCatccccccagctccccagggcccccattgtccccattgtCACCCACCCATGCTGTTCCACCGGTGCCAGCCCACAGCTCCACCCACGAGCAGCaccaggaagaggagggaccCGCCAAGCCCTGCGGCCACTGCAGGGGACAGAAGGGACACATCAGGGTCACCTGTCACTCCAGGGGTCCTGCAATCCCAATCATCCTGTCTGACCCCACCTGTGATCCAGAGGTGTCCAGTGgttccctgtggtgtcacctccagggccagctctgggctgagtgCCCGGAACACGCGGTGCCcgtcctgtcccagctggttgGTGGCCATGCACTGGTAGGTGCCTGAATGTCCCACATCGACGTCCCCAATCTCCAGGAGGGGACCCCGGGCCAGCTCCTGGCCGTTGTGGAGCCATGTGAAGGTGACAGGGGCTGAGCCCACCTGCACCGAGCAGCGCAGGGTCACGGGGTCACCTGGGCGCACCTGGAGTGCCGGGGGACCGGGGGTGATGGTGGCATTGGCCACGGGCACTGCGGGGACACAGACAGGGCTGGCACGTGGCCGGGGAggatggggatgctgtgggtgggGTCACCCCCAGCCCGAGGGTCCCGCTCACCCAGGACAGTGACATTCAGGGGGACACTCTGGGCCACGCTTTCACCGTCGCTGACCCGGCACTGGTAGTGGCCGCTGTCCTTGTCCCCAACGTGCCGCAGCTCCAGGCGGGGGCCGGTGCCCAGCGTTGCCCCCGAGCCCTCCCGGTGCCAGGAGAAGGACAGGGGacctgtccccatggccaccgtgcagctcagcaccaggatGTCTCCAAGTGCCACCTGTCCTCCGGGGGGCTGCACCGACACGGACACTCCCGAGGGTGGGACCCCTGCAGGGGAACAGAGGAGGGACTGGGGATATGGGAGGAGTGGTGGACTCCGGGAAGCAGCGAGGGACGCAGGGAGGGGGCAAATCGGAGTTGGGTGGATATGTCCCAGTTAGGAAGAAGAGGGTCTAAACATGGCGGAGAGGATTGGAAAGTGGTGGAAGGGATGTCAGAGAAGGATGGGAGATTGAGAGTGGTGACGCATGGAGACGGTTGAAGGAAACCCCAGGGAAGATGTTGGGGACCCAGACAGGGATGGTGGGACATATAGACAATGGAGGGACAGTGGAGAGGGAggagcagcttctccagggaggggtgaggggACCTGGTGAGGGATGGAGGCACCAGGGAAAGTGATGGGAGGACtcagggagggagctgggaaggcagggcaGCACGGAGAGgttgagcagggatgggagacCTGGGAGGGCTCTGGGGGCTCCCCGTGCCCATCCCCGCACTCACTGCGCACCCTGACGCCGAGCCGGTCACTGATCTTCCACACGGTCCCCCCTTCAGAGCTCACCTCGCAGGTGTAATTCCCCGAGTGGGAGACTCCCACAGCAGGCACCAGGAGGTGCGGGGACCCCTGCGGGCCCCCCACCCTCTGCCCATCCCGGTAGAAGCTGTACAGGAGGGGGGCTGGGGACcgcagggggctgggggtgctgaggcagctgagatTGAGGGGGGACCCCTCGGTGAGCTCGGAGGGACCTTCCCGAAACAAGACCAGCATCAGTTCTGGGAAAGGAGACGAGAATGGGGAGATGACTCTAAGTGCACTGAGAAGTGGCTTTGGGGGTATCAGGATATTGGGGTTCCAGCCTGGGGGTGCTCACCATGCACTGTGACTGATACTGGTGCTGATACTTTAACTACTGAGCCTACCCAGCCTGTGCAGCGGTAGCGACCACTGCTGTGAAgctgcaggtgggacagggacatctccGTGCTGTTCATGGACCCACTCAAATTCTGGTTGTCCCGGTAAAATCGCACGATGCTGACAGGCTTGTCTGGCCTGCCCCGGCAGCGCAGTGTCACCGTGTCCCCCTCCAGCAGTGCCCgtgctggcacctgcagcaccagcggCTCTGTGGGACAGCAGGGTCCCGTCACACTGAGGAGTCTGAGACAGCTCCAAAGTGGGTGCCCATGGCACCGGGGACATCTGGCTGCAGTGTCCAGTGCGCGGGAGGgtcccagggacaccaggagcagctctgtggcacaGCTGTCACCAGTGGGGTCCCACCAcactggggtgcactgggatgcactgggatgtccctgtgtgcaggggaCAGGCTCTGGCCACACGAGGGCTGTGAGGCCACCCACAGACTGGAGCCCACCCAGAGCTCTCAGGGAGCCACCCTGAGCATTTCAGATCCCCCCTCACCATTCGACACCAGCACGGGGGGGCTGCGCCCACTGCCGGGTCTGTCACACGTGTAGGTGCCACTCTCGGTGACAAGGAAGCTGTCGCGTCCATCCTGCCCCCAGCGCCGCCCGTCCTTGTACCAGGTGGTGGCACCGGCGGTGCCCGAGCCCTGGCAGGTCAGTGTCACCCGGTCCCACAGCACCGCCGGGGTCCAGGGGGGCTGCACGAGGAGCTGGGTGGTCTGGGCACCTGCGGGTGACAGGGGACACCAGCCTGCCAGGGCCAGCGCGGGGCTGGCGACAGCGAGGTGGGGACATGGCATCCCCCGAGGACTCACCAGCGAGGCCGAGggtctgggctggaagggagaagggacagggctgggtgggggtggccctgcagggacagcagcacctggggcacCTGCCGTGGTGTCTGTCCCCAAAACTGTCTGTTcacatggggacactggggtagCACGGAGGTTTTGAGGACTGGGACACCCCTGTCACCCTGGGCTGAGGCAGAACATGGGGACACTGTGGACACTCCATGTGTGCACAGGTCACCCCCACCAGCCCTACAGcacctgtccccatggccacaTCCCCATGGCCCTGTGCCCGTGATCCCACTCAGATagctcctgtccccatggccccTCTGCATGGGACGTggcccttgtccctgtccctgcatccctgtctCCCT
This DNA window, taken from Cinclus cinclus chromosome 31, bCinCin1.1, whole genome shotgun sequence, encodes the following:
- the LOC134055107 gene encoding Fc receptor-like protein 2, translating into MGNHKPVYVPLFPWVPNIHGTRDQAMTQAFELLQRKEKVKILEQPKPCDPHAMETHPWHPAPPQPPNCGHILSPPCPTITPMSHKSRQPGDRWPWQRVTATAHGWGHRDGREAQTLGLAGAQTTQLLVQPPWTPAVLWDRVTLTCQGSGTAGGTTWYKDGRRWGQDGRDSFLVTENGTYTCDRPGSGLSPPVLVSNEPLVLQVPARALLEGDTVTLRCRGQPDKPVTSVRFYQEVKDLSGSITSTELSLSTQQIQNRGSYRCTGLVGSEMKVSAPVSVTVHELFSVPVLQGPPKLTVGSPLNLSCLSTPSPLWPPAPLLYSFYRDGQRVGGPQGSPHLLVPAAGVSHSGNYSCEVSSEEGTVQKSSARLGVRVRKVPPSGVSLSVQPPGGQLALGDSLVLSCTVAMGTGPLSFSWHREGSGATLGTGPRLELRHVGDNDSGHYQCRVSDGESVAQSVPLNVTVLVPVANATITPGPPALQVRPGDPVTLRCSVQVGSAPVTFTWLHNGQELARGPLLEIGDVDVGHSGTYQCMATNQLGQDGHRVFRALSPELALEVTPQGTTGHLWITVAAGLGGSLLFLVLLVGGAVGWHRWNSMAARNQQERAPLEPPAPPEEGEVLYTHVVITEQMGASPRATTLQDPQVTYAELPATHG
- the LOC134055108 gene encoding Fc receptor-like protein 5, yielding MAGKVALLLWAQTLGLAGAQTTQLLVQPPWTPAVLWDRVTLTCQGSGTAGATTWYKDGRRWGQDGRDSFLVTESGTYTCDRPGSGRSPPVLVSNEPLVLQVPARALLEGDTVTLRCRGRPDKPVSIVRFYRDNQNLSGSMNSTEMSLSHLQLHSSGRYRCTGWVGSVVKVSAPVSVTVHGVPPSGVSVSVQPPGGQVALGDILVLSCTVAMGTGPLSFSWHREGSGATLGTGPRLELRHVGDKDSGHYQCRVSDGESVAQSVPLNVTVLVPVANATITPGPPALQVRPGDPVTLRCSVQVGSAPVTFTWLHNGQELARGPLLEIGDVDVGHSGTYQCMATNQLGQDGHRVFRALSPELALEVTPQGTTGHLWITVAAGLGGSLLFLVLLVGGAVGWHRWNSMAARNQQERAPLEPPAPPEEGEVLYTHVVITEQMGASPRATTLQDPQVTYAELPATHG